In Rhodanobacter denitrificans, a single window of DNA contains:
- the sucC gene encoding ADP-forming succinate--CoA ligase subunit beta — translation MNFHEYQAKELFAQYGIAVPPGKIASSPDAAVDAAKALGGSQWMVKAQIHAGGRGKAGGVKFCRSLDDVHAAAKGMLGTRMATYQSAGRALPVNLVLVTDATNIAKELYLSVLVDRDSKAVSFIASKHGGVDIEQVAKETPEDIHTIVVDFVEGLQPYQCRQLGFAMDLTAKQVNQLTKIMLGLYKLFNEKDLSLVELNPLAILEDGNLAALDGKVNSDDNADFRHPELVAMRDLTQEDAAEAAAVQNNLNYVTMDGSIGCMVNGAGLAMATMDVIKLAGGEPANFLDVGGGATKERVTEAFKLILSSDKVRCILVNIFGGIVRCDLIAEGIIAAVKEVGLKIPVVVRLQGTNVDQGRELLANSGLAITPADDLNDAAQKAVAAAKA, via the coding sequence ATGAATTTCCACGAATACCAGGCCAAAGAACTGTTCGCGCAGTACGGCATCGCCGTGCCGCCGGGCAAGATCGCCAGTTCCCCCGACGCCGCCGTCGATGCCGCCAAGGCGCTCGGCGGCTCGCAGTGGATGGTCAAGGCGCAGATCCACGCAGGCGGCCGCGGCAAGGCCGGCGGCGTCAAGTTCTGCAGGAGCCTGGACGACGTCCATGCCGCGGCCAAGGGCATGCTCGGCACCCGCATGGCAACCTACCAGTCGGCCGGCCGCGCGCTGCCGGTGAACCTGGTGCTGGTGACCGACGCCACCAACATCGCCAAGGAGCTGTACCTGTCGGTGCTGGTGGACCGCGACTCCAAGGCCGTGTCCTTCATCGCCTCCAAGCACGGCGGCGTGGACATCGAGCAGGTCGCCAAGGAGACGCCCGAAGACATCCACACCATCGTGGTCGACTTCGTCGAAGGGCTGCAGCCGTACCAGTGCCGCCAGCTCGGTTTCGCGATGGATCTGACCGCCAAGCAGGTCAACCAGCTGACCAAGATCATGCTGGGCCTGTACAAGCTGTTCAACGAGAAGGACCTGTCGCTGGTCGAGCTGAACCCGCTGGCCATCCTCGAGGACGGCAACCTGGCCGCGCTGGACGGCAAGGTCAACTCCGACGACAACGCCGACTTCCGCCACCCCGAGCTGGTCGCCATGCGCGACCTGACCCAGGAAGACGCCGCCGAGGCGGCCGCGGTGCAGAACAACCTCAACTACGTGACGATGGACGGCTCGATCGGCTGCATGGTCAACGGCGCCGGCCTGGCGATGGCCACCATGGACGTGATCAAGCTGGCGGGCGGCGAGCCGGCCAACTTCCTCGACGTCGGCGGCGGCGCCACCAAGGAGCGCGTGACCGAGGCGTTCAAGCTGATCCTGTCCTCGGACAAGGTACGCTGCATTCTGGTCAACATCTTCGGCGGCATCGTGCGCTGCGACCTGATCGCCGAGGGCATCATCGCCGCGGTGAAGGAAGTGGGCCTGAAGATCCCCGTGGTGGTGCGCCTGCAGGGCACCAATGTCGATCAGGGCCGCGAACTGCTGGCCAACTCCGGCCTGGCGATCACGCCGGCGGACGATCTCAACGACGCGGCGCAGAAAGCCGTGGCTGCGGCCAAGGCCTGA